The bacterium nucleotide sequence GTTGGGGTCGCCGCGGGCGATGCCATGGGTATGCCCTCTTCGATGATGAGTCCGGAAACGATACAGAATACCTTCGGCCACATTGATACCTTTCTGCCCGCACCACCCGGCCACCTTCTGCATCATGGCATGGCCGCCGCTACGGTGACCGATGATACCCAGCAAACCCTCCTGATTGCCGACTCGATCATCGCCAAAGGCGATATCTATCCGGAAGATATCGCGCAACGCCTGATCCGGTGGGGAGAGGAAATCCGTGCTTTCGACTCCATGGCGGTCGGCCCCAGCTCGCTCAGGGCCTTGTATGCCATCAAGTCAGGAAAATCTATCTATGAAGCGGGCCGGGCCGGAGATACCAACGGCGCGGTGATGCGCATCGCTCCGGTAGGGCTTCTGGGTTTCGGGAACCGGGATAAAACCCTGGATCTGGTCAGACGGGTCTGCATCCCGACCCATAACACCAATATTGCCATCGCCGGCGCAGCCGCGGTCGCCATGGCCATCGGTTTGGCGTTGCAGGGGGAGCAGGATGTCGAGACCCTGATCAAAAGTTCAATCGAGATCATCGAACCGGCGATGAAGCTGGGAAATATCTGGTACAGCGCCTCCATTCATGACCGGGCCAATCTGGCGCTGGATATTGTCACCCGGGCCCAAGATCGCGCTGAAGCGATGAGCAGGCTCTACCGGGTCATCGGGGCCGGCGTACAGATTTCAGAGACCGTTCCAACCTGTCTGGCCTTGACCAGACTCGTCGACGGCGATCCGGTGCAGGGCGTGATTGCCGCCGCCAATCTAGGGGGAGACTGCGATACCATCGGCGCCATCACCGGTGGCATATGCGGCGCGATAAAGGGAATTGACGCCTTCCCCGACGACTGGGTTGAGCAGTTGAGTGGGACCAATAACATTGATTTTGACTGGTATACAGGACAGCTTTACCACCTCATTACGGGTAAGGAGTAACTATGATTCGCAAATCCTTCTGCCTTTGGTTCGGGATCCTGATCATGGTGGCAATCCTCAGCAACGCCCAGAGTCAGGATGCGAAAGAGAAAGAAAAATCGACCTCAGAAGTTGCTTTGACTAAAGAAGATTTTATCAAAAACAATTGCGAGAACGTCGGCGATGCGCTGCAGACGATTTCCGGCGTTTACATCAACGCCGAGGGCGAGATTTCGCTGCGGGACGTCAGTGCATCCAAGGTCGTCGTTATCATGGATGGACAGCGGTTGAACACCCCGGGCTCAACCAGCGTCAATATTGCCTCCTTGCCGATTCAGAATGTGGAGAAAATCGAACTGCTGCGCGGCGGACGCTCGGCCCAATACGGCGCGGATGCCGTGGGCGGCGTGATCCTGATCACCACGAAAGGCCAGGAGGAGAGTCAGAAAGCCTTGAACCTCAGTGCCAAAGGATCTTTCGGCTCATACAACCGGCAAATCTATAATGTCACCGAATCGTATGGTAAGAAGAATCTCAACTCCTTTGTCTCTTACCAGCGCGAGACCTGGGATGGCAATTTTACCTACGACGACTATTACGGCGTCAGGCAAACCCTGATCAACAATAAACAATCCTCCCATAATATCTTCGGGAAGGTCGGCTACAGTCTCGATCAGAATCAGCAGCTCAGCACCTCGGCGAACTGGTACTATGCGGATAACGGCACACCCGGCATGATTGATAATCTCACCCCCAAGGCCCGTTTGCGCCTGGACAACCGGTCCTATAACCTGACCTACGACAACAAGAAAACATTCAAGGATTTTTCGCTCAAAGCGCAAAGTTATTACCTGGATCTGGAGACTAAATTTGATAATCCGGATGCCTTTGGCGGTGCCGTGCACAGCGATCACAATAACTACGCGCTGGGACTCGAATTATCCCAGTCCGGTTCACTCGGTGCGAACCTCTCTCTGGACTACGGCTATTCCTTCCGCAACGATCGCATCAGAAGCACGGATGTGGGCAAAAAGCAGCGCAACACCAACAGCGGGCATATCGCCCTCACCGGTCATACCGAGCTTCCCGGCTGGCTTTATCTGACCGCTCTTGAAGCCTCGATAGCGGCACGCTATGATGCGCCGACCGATTTCCGGTCCGCTACCAGTCCGAGGTTCAGTGCGTCGCTGTCCCACAAGGGCGAGGTTGCTGTTTCGCTGACGGGGCATGTCGCCCAATCGTATAAGGCGCCTTCCTTCAATGACTTGTACTGGCCGCAGGATGCCTTTGCCGTCGGTAATCCGGATCTGGTCCCGGAAGACGGCTTCAATTATGACATCGGGATCTCCTCCAATTATAAAGCCTTGTCCCTTGCAGCCAATTATTTCAGAAATGATATCAATAACCTGATTCTCTGGGAACAGGACCCGGCCTTGAATAATCTCTGGACGCCGAAAAATATTTCGAAATCAAATACCTACGGTATTGAGACCTCCATGAATCTGGATTTATGGAACCGCATGATTTCATTGAATTCCGAATACACCTACATGAAAGCCTTGGACAAGGGGCCGGATCCCAGCCGGCATAACCGCTATATCATCTACCGTCCCAAAAACAAACTGGATCTCACCGGCACGCTGCGGCTCTGGAAGATGGAATGGAATACGATTTATCATTATAAAGGCTTGCGTTTTACCAATGCGGCCAATACCAATTGGCTTCCGGCCTATCATACCATCGATACCAATCTGACCTACAAATTCGGTTTCAGTAACCTGCAGTGGGTCACTATTTTTGAAATGAGCAATTTGACGGATGAAAGCTTTATGCAGGTGTTGGGGACGGCTGAACCCGGGCGGATGTTCAAGATTTCTTTGGGTGCCAATTTTTAAGTAAAGCAAGATAATGAAAATCAGAATTATACCCATACTGTTCGTTTTGTTTTTTGTCCTGCCGGCTGTGGTATCGGCCGGCACAGGGCAGATAAAGGGGACGGTCTGCAATGAAGCCACGAACGAACCTCTGCCCGCGGCCAATGTCTATCTGAAAAACACCCATGTGGGCTGTGTGACGGACAAACAGGGCGGTTTTCTGATCGATCAGATACCGGCCGGCGAGTATATCCTGGTGGTCGAATATGTGGGCTATCTCGATGATTCGAGAACGGTCCGGGTAAATGACGGTACGACGCTGGCGCTCCAGATCAAGCTGAAACCGACGCTGTACCATTTTAATGATCCGATTACGGTGACGGCAACCCGCGGCGTCTCGCTTGCTTCGGAGGTCCCAGCCTCCGTGAATATCGTCAATGCCAAAGAGATGGAGGCCCGCTTATCCAGCAACGCGGCAGAGGCGCTGCAGAGCACCCAGGGCATTACCATCAAGGATTATGGCGGTCTGGCCGGCATGAAGACCGTCTCCCTGCGCGGCTCCAGCTCCGAGCAGGTGCTGGTGCTGCTCGACGGACAACGCATCAATAACCCCCAGACCGGCCAGGTCGATCTGGGGCAGATCCCTCTGGAAGGCATCAAACAGATTGAAGTGGTGCGCGGCGGGAACTCGGCCCTCTACGGCGCCGATGCCGTCGGCGGCGTCATCAATCTGATCACCGATGACGGCAGCCATAGCAAACCCGGCGCCTCAGGGTCTGTCAAAATGACCGGCGCTTCCTTCCAGACCTATGGTGTGGAGTCCTTTTTCAAATACCTTTACAACCAATGGCAGGTGCAGTCCTCCATCGATATCCTCTCTTCCAAAGGCGATTTCCCCTACCAGGACAACTATGGCGTCTCCCGGACCCGGAAAAATGCGGATGTGTTTTCGAAGGATTTCTATGCCAAAGTTGTCCGGAATTTCGGCCGTGTCGAATCCAACCGCAAACTTGATTTAAGCTTTAAATGGTACGATGCCGAGCGGGGAGCGCCGGGCACAATCGAGCCCTATTACTATCATGCCCGTCAATGGGACAGCAATCGTCTCTTCAACCTGTTGTTCACCAGCAAGGTATTCAACTATCTGAATGACCTGCGCATCCAGACCTATTACTATGATAACTGGAATAAATACAAGAATGATGAAAGCCTGACGCCGATACGGTCGGAATTCCGGGCCAAAACCGCCGGTTCGGAACTCCAGATGGAGAGCATACTTAAAACCTATTGCTCCCTGACCTACGGCCTTGGCTTCCGCATCGATTATATGACCGATTATGAAGCGGGTACGGACAGGCAGCGCTTGAACTACTATCTGTTTTTGCTGAATCAGAGCACCTTCCGCATCGACCGGCGCTGGCTCAAGTCGGTGGTGCTCGTGCCATCACTGCGCTACGACAACAATTCGGATTATTCGGATAATTTTTCACCCAAAGCCGGCGTGGTGATCAACATCGGCGAAAACTGGAAGACCTCCATCAAGGGCAATATCGGCTACAGCTACCGGGCGCCGACTTTCAATGATCTCTACTGGCCGGAAGATGCCTGGACCAAGGGCAACAGCGCATTGAAGCCGGAACACGGCTACGACTGGGACAGCGGCCTCCGGCTGCAGATTCCGCTTCTGAATGGCATCTCGCTGGAGTCCACCTATTTTCAAAATCGCATGGTGGACCTGATCATCTGGGCGCAAAATGATCAGGCGCTGTGGATGCCCGATAATGTGGACCGGTCGCTGATCCGCGGAGTGGAAAACTCGATTTCCTTCAGCCCTGTCAAAAGATACTGGCAGCTTGGCGGCAATTACACCTATCTGGATGCGCGTAACCTCTCGGGTAACGCCCTGGAAAAAAACAAACTCCTGGTGTATCGCCCCAAACATACCTTGAACCTCTTTTCCGATTTTACCCTGGATGCGTTTTCTGTCAATTACCAGTTTCAGTTCATCAGCCGGCGGTTTGCTGACAAAACGAACTATTGGGAGAATTCACTTGAACCGTATACCCTCTCCACCGTGGGGTGTTCGTATAACTGGCGCATCGACCATCTTGGTTTGAATACTTCCCTGCAGGTGCGCAATCTTTTTAACACGGATTATCGAACCATCAAAAATATGCCGATGCCGGGACGTGAATATCGTTTCTCGGCAAAGCTAATAATAAACCAATAGTTAACTAACCTAAAAGGAGTGGTTATGAGACGGCTATCCGCTTTCTTGCTCATCCTGCCGGCGTTATCGTTCCTGATTTCGGCCTGCGAGGATGAACCGACCAAACCCAAGACGCCGGCAGTGTCCAAGGCGATCTATGTGCTTAACTCTGCCGCCACCAGCATCTCGGTGATCGATCTCACAGAAGACAAGGTCTATAACAATGTTCAGACGGTGGGCACCTGGCCCAATCAGCTGGTTTACCGGAATGGCTATCTCTACTGTGTCAATTCCGGCTCCAACAACATCATGAAATTCGACGTCAACAACTGGCAAGCCCAACCCCCTGTCGCCCTTGGCACCGGCAAGAACCCGATGAACATGGTTTTTTACAATAACCAGTATGCCTATGTCGCCTGCTCGATGTCGAATGAAGTCCTGCGCGTGGATATGACCAACAATACGGTGGTGAAAACCATCAAGGCGGGCGTCGGCGCGACCGGCATCGAAATCGCCAATAGCAAGGTCTATGTAACCAATACCGGATACGCCGGCTGGGGGAATCCCTACCTGACCGGCACGGTGACGGTTATCAATGCGGCCACCGGTGATTCCCTGAGAACCATCAAGGTCGGGACCAATCCGCAGTCGATTGCCGTGGCCAAGGATGGCAAACTGCATGTATCCTGCACAGGTGATTATGGCGCCATCCCCGGGGTAGTCAGTGTGATCGATCCTGCCACCGATACGGTTGTACAAACCGTGAATATCGGCGGCTCGCCGGGTTTGATCGCGCTGGCTCCGGATGCAAAACTCGGTTTCCTCTCCGTATGGGGCGCGGGTGCGCTGGTCTATAATACCTCCACCTATGCGGTGGTGAACGGGCCGGCCAGCATGTGGCTGGGCAAAGGCGGTTCCGGCATTCTGGTGGACACCGACGAGCATATCTGGCTCAGCGTTTGGGACGATGATCAGGTTGTTAAGGCCAAAACCGACGGGACGATTCTCGCTACCTACAATGTGGGCGACAGCCCGGCCGCGTTGGCGCAGAAAATCGACTAACGGACATGCAAAAGGGGATAGTTCTATCCCCTTTTTATTTATCTGGCATAGGAGTTCGCACGATGGAGTATCAGGTTCAGGATATTACCCTGGCTCCCCTGGGGCAGATCAAAATTGACTGGGTGGCCAAATGGATGAAGGTAGTCAACCAGATGGCCGGAAGGTTCGCATCAGAGGGCGTTTTCAAGGGTAAGACTATTGCGATATGCATTCATCTGGAAGCGAAAACCGCCTATCTGGCCCAGACGCTGCACCGTCTGGGGGCCGAAGTCTGGATTACCAGCAGCAATCCGCTTTCCACCAAGGATGATGTCTGCGCCGCCCTGGCTCGGAGCGGCGTCCATGTCTTTGCCCGGCACGGCGCCTCGATGGAGGAATATCACTCCTTTATCCGGGCGATCACCGCGGCAAAACCCCATGTCATTGTGGATGACGGCGGGGATATCTGCGAGTTCCTGCATGCAAATCCGGAATTTGCCGTCAACCTGAAGGGCATCTGCGAAGAAACGACCACCGGGGTGAACCGGGCCAAAAAGCTGGACCAGGCGGGTACCCTGCGCTACCCGGTCATCGGCATCAATGATGCCCTGTCCAAGTATCTGTTCGATAACCGCTATGGCACCGGGCAATCCACATGGACAGCGATCACCCACCTGACCAATCTCAGCGTTACCGGCAAAGTCGTCGTCATTATCGGGTACGGCTGGGTCGGCAGGGGACTGGCCATCCGCGCCAACGGGCTCGGCGCTGAGGTGATTGTGACCGAGATCAATCCATGGAAAGCCATGGAAGCGCGCATGGATGGCTTCCGCGTGATGCCCATCGCGGATGCCGCCGGACTGGGGGATTTTTTCATTACCGCCACAGGTGAGCGCTCCGTCCTGCGCTTCGAGCACATGGTCAAGATGAAGGATGGCGCGATGCTGGCCAATGCCGGCCATTTCGATTTCGAGATCGATGTGCCGGAGCTGGAACAGCATATTCCCGCCAAAAAACTGGTGCGCGAGGAAATCGAGGAATATGAGCTGCCCAATCATCACCATATCTATCTGCTGGCTCAAGGCGGAATCATCAATATAGCCGGCGGCCTCGGCCATCCAGTGGAAATTCTCGATCTCAGCTTTGGGCTGCAGCTGGCGTCGGTTCATTACGTACTCTCCTCGGACGGGCTGGAAGCGAAATTTTATCCCGTGCCCCAGAGCATCGATGAAACCATCATCCGCGCCAGAATGCAGGCGGATGGGATTGCCATCGACACACCGCGGTAAGGGAAAATAACCGGCGGAATTCCGGACTAGGTTACGCTGCACATGGCGATGAAGAACGCTAATCTCATTTCGTGCATGCCCAAGGTGGAGCTGCACCTCCACCTGGAAGGCGCCTTTACCCTGGAATTTCTACTGGCGCAGATCCAGACCTATGACCCCAGGCATGCGCCCCGCTCGCTGGCGGAACTGCGGCAGCGCTTTATCCTGCGGGACTTTGACCATTTTATCGAGACCTGGTTCTGGAAAAACCGCTTTTTCCGTTCGGCCCGGGATTTCGAACAATCGGTCTACCAGACCCTGGCCAGCCTGTCGCGGCAGAATGTGATCCACGTGGAGGCTTTCTTCTCGCCCTGGGATTTTGCGGCCAATGGCCTTGCGGCGCCGGAAATCATCGAGGCCACCATCGCCGGCAAACAGGCCGCCACACGGGATTTCGGCATCAGCTGTTACCTGATCGCTGATCTGGTCCGGGATCACGGTTATCAGACCGCCGACAGCCGGTTGAATGATGTGAAAACGTACCGCGATCATATCATCGCCATCGGCTTGGGCGGAAACGAGTCCCGCTACCCGACGCATCTCTTTGCCGATGTTTTTAAGATAGCCGGACGGAGCGGATTTCATCGCGTGGCGCATGCCGGGGAGGCGGCCGGGGCCGGCTCCATCCGTGAGGCCCTGGATCTGCTGCATGCCGAACGGATCGGCCATGGCATCGCCGCCGTGCAGGATGCGGAGCTGATGGCGGAACTGCGCGATCGCCAGATTCCTCTGGAGATATGCCCCACCAGCAATCTCATGACCCGAGTGGTGGACGACCTCGCGCACCACCCGGTCAGGCAACTGTACCAGGAGGGGCTGCTGGTGACCATCAATTCCGATGACCCGACCATGTTCAACAGCACCCTCACCAACGAGTACCAGCTCCTGCATGACCGGCTTGGGTTCAGCCTGAGCGATATACGGCAGCTGGTCATCAATGCGACACGAGCTTCATTCTTGTCCTCGGAAGAAAAGAAAAGAATAATGCAATTAATCGACCGTTTCTGGCAGCCGGTGAATCTTAACCAGGAAGCATAAGATGGAAAATCCAGTTGCAGCGATTCTTTTATCCGCCCTGTCGGGACTGAGCCTTGCCCTGATCGGCATCGCCTTCCGCATCGGGCAGTCCAGGAATATCGTCCCCCTGCATATCGCGACCAGCATCGGCCTCTGCGGGGCGCTCTTTTTCGGAGCCCAGATGGATTGGGGATTGCTCCAGGAAATCCCGCTTTTCATTTTTATCCTAGCCCTGCTGAATGCCGGTGGACAAATTCTGGCCATGGAACTGACCAAGGTCAGCCTGAAAAAAGGGCCGCTCTCCCCGGTGTGGTGCGCGCTCAACCTTAATTTTCTGGTGGTGATTATTTATTCCGGCATCGCCTTCCACGAGAATATTTCGCTCTACCAGGGGCTCGCCTTGCTGTTCGGCATTTCCAGCGTGATCGCCGCCGCCAATATCGGCAGCACGGGCAGCGGCGAGAATCGTGCCATGACCCTGCGGGACAAGGTGATCTATGGTTCGATCCTCTTCGTGATCCTGATCGCCAACAGTGTGGTCTTTTTGACGATCAAGGATCTCAGCACACGGCTGGTGCCCGGCAGGGAGATGACCTATCTGGCGGCCTATCTGCCGAACATCTATTTTATCCTCTATGCGGTCATGGCGGTGCTTTGCGGCGCGGTCGTGGCTTTCCAGAAGATCAAACCGCGCAGTGGTCTGGATCTGGTCAAGGTGGGATTGATGGCCGGCTGCGGCTCGATTGCGGGGTTGTTCCTGCTCAGCCTGTGCGCCCGTTACCCGGCGGCCCTGGTGTTCACCGTGAACGGGGCGGTCACCATTCTGGGCGGCAGCCTGGCTTCGGTCTTCTTTTTCGGCGAGGCGCGCAGCCGCGCCTGGTACCTGACGATCGGTACGGCCATCGTGGCCGTGATCCTGTCCAATTTTTCCCGGTAATTTCTTAATCTGACAGAGGCTGTATATGAAAAAACTATTCTCTTGTGGCGGCATCCTGGCTCTGGCCTTGACGCTGATGGCGTTCTCACTCTCCTGGAAAGGTCCCGATCGGCCCAAAATCGTGAGCTGTTCACCCACCTTGACCGAAATCGTCTACGAGCTTGGCGGGGGAGAGCAGGTGATCGGGGCGACCACTTTTTGTTACTTCCCGGAGCAGGTCATCAAGGATAAAGAGAGCGGCCGGGTTGCGGTTGTCGGGGATTATATCCATATTGATTATAAATTGGTAGACGCCCTCAAGCCGGATGTCATCCTGACCGACACCAACATGCAGCGCCATCATGCCGATACGCTGCGGACCCTCGGGTACCACGTGCTGCATTACGAGCCGAATCACCTGGAGGACGTGCTGGCTTGTATACAGGAGATCGGCAAGGCCATCGACCGGGAAGAGAACGCGGCCAAAATGGTGCAGAATATGCGCCAGGAATTCGCGGCGATCCGCCAGGTGAGTGAAACCCTGCCCAAGGTCAACGTTTACATGGAAATCAACCACATGGGACCCTGGACTTTCGGCAGCGACTCGCCGCTGCAGGACCTGATCGAGATTGCCGGGGGTAAAAACGTCTTTGGCGATACCACCACCGGCGTATTTTTGACCAACAACGCCGCCGTCGTCAAACGCAATCCCGACATTATTCTTTCTCCCATCTGGCTGGAGGCGGAATCGGGCGGCTGGAAAGGCATTACCCCGCTCGTCGAGATTTATACGCGGCCCGGCTATGGCGAAACCAATGCGGTCAAGCGCAGCCGTATTTTATACTATGATTCCGCTTTGATGAAGCACTTCGGCCCGCGCCAGGTCCTGGCGACCAAAAAACTCGCCTATCTGCTGCATCCGGATGTTTTCAGCAATCCCCCGGATACGATCCCCTGGGAGCTGGGATGGATCAAATAGGCGGGGCGAAGAGCAGGCCCATCCCATTGCCACCGGGATGGGCCGGTTCATGACCAGTTTTTTTCTTCCGTACTTCCCCCACTAAAGAAAGATTTCTTCCGGCTTCATGCGTATGAATTCTTCGATGGCGAGACCGTCTGCTCCAACCAGCCACTTTGTATCACGCTTGAACTGCCTGGCGAAAAAGGTTAGACCGGGCGGGCTCTCCTTGCGTTGGCCGTTCTTCACTTCGATAGCCGCGATTTTGGTGCCCTTGGCCGACACAAAATCGACCTCATGATTGCGCTCGTTCCAATAGTACAGCCGGTTGGACCTGCCGCGAGTGCGGTTGGCCAAATGTGCACCGGTGACGGACTCCGTGAGTCTCCTTCAACCGGCGCTGCCTTGAACAACCTCTAATAATCACTTAGGCCTGGAGATAGCCGTATTAGTCACACGATTCTAGGTGGACAGGCTCCGGTTTAATAAGGGGTGCAGGAATCTTATTAGCAGTGGTTTTCGAATTTCAGCAGGTGTCATTTTTCTTTTGATTTTCCGGCACTCCTGTGTATATTTCCTGCAAACAGGGGCTGATTTTAACTCGGGGATTCCTATGCCGCGTTCCTATCGCATCATTCTCGCCTTGGTTATTGGCACATCATTCATCCTGACAGCGACGATCTGGTGGCCATGGCTGCTGGACAGAATCAAGGCCAGCAAAGAGGAACTCTCGGCGGTACGGGCTCTGCTTGGCATCCTCGGTACTGTCATCAATGTCGTGACAGGGATTTATCTCTGGATTCGCTATGGCAAAACCAAGCCGTCCAGCCCGCCAGATCATCCGCAAAAAATTACAGTGGTCCATCAACATAAAGAACCCCGAACTCACGCACGTAAGGTTGCAGACCGCGAAGCCTATCTCAATGGATTGATGAAAAGCTGCTGCGATATCTTTCTCAGCGGCATCGACCCCCAATCGGCCGGCGATCCCGACGCCTATATCCACCTCGAAGCGGTCTATACCGCGCTCAACACCTTCGAGAGCGAGAATCTCGATTACAAGACGCTTGAGGCCGGCATACGGCCTGAACGCCAGGCCATCTCCGCGCTGGCGGTTCTCGACAAGCGTGACAAACTGGTTTTGCTTGGCGAACCCGGCAGCGGCAAATCCACCTTTGCGCAGTTTGTCATCAGCTGCATCTGCGGCCAGATGCTGGGAAATGAGCAGATCAACCTGGAGCTGTTGACCGCGCCGGTTCCCGATGAGAAGGGTGAAGATCAGAAGGAGAGACAACCCTGGGACAGCCGGCACACCTTGTTGCCGGTGCGCGTCATCCTGCGCGACCTGATCACCGCCCGGGCGCTGCCTCGCGATCAGAAACTCACGCCGGATCATCTTTTTGCTTTCCTGCGCAGCAATCTCGAAAAAGCCAATCTGGCGGATTACGTTGAGGAGTTGGAGGAGGAACTGCGCACCGAGGGCGGTTATCTCTTTTTCGATGGTCTCGACGAAGTACCCGAAGCCGATGCCCGGCGGCTGCAGATCAAAAAGCTGGTCGAACAAATGGTCACCGCCTATCCCCGCTGCCGTTTCCTGATCACCAGCCGGACCTATGCCTACAAGAATCAGGACTGGAAAATGGACGGTTTTGCCGAAGCGGCTCTGGCGCCCTTCCATCGCGGCCAGATCGTCCGCTTTGTGCAGCGCTGGTATCAGCATGTCGCCATTATACAGCACAAATCGCCGGAGGAGACGGCCGGTCGCGCTGCAGCCCTGCTACAGGCCATCTTCAGCGTTTCGCGCATCGAGGAGCTGGCGCAGCGGCCGCTGCTCCTTACTCTGATCGCCAGCCTGCACGCCTGGCATGGCGGCGAACTGCCCGAAAAAAGGGAACGGCTCTACGCCAACACCATCGATCTTCTGCTCGACCTGTGGGAAAAGCAGCGCGCTCAAAGAGACGAGCAGGGTCGTTACACCGCTTCAGAACCGGCGCTGGCGGAATATCTCAAAACCGATAAATCCAGAATCCGTAGCCTGTTGGAAAAACTGGCCTTCCAGGCTCATGCCGCCGAAATTGATCATTCCGGCACGGCGGATATCCCGGAAGCGGATCTGCTCGCCGGGTTGAAGACCATCAGCGAAGAAAAGGACTGGAATATAACCCTGTTGATCAAGTTTTTGCAGAATCGCGCCGGCATCCTCATCCCGCGCGCACCGGGCGTCTATTCCTTTCCGCACCGTTCGATCCAGGAGTACCTCGCCGCATGCTGGCTCACCGGGGGGGAGGTTCAATATCCCGGTACGCTGGTCGGACTTTCCACAGCGGATCCGGATCGCTGGCGCGAGGTGCTGCTGCTGGCCGCAGCCAAGGTGAAGACAGGCCAGGGAGATGCCGACTGGGAACTGGCCGCAGCCCTCTGTCCCCGGCCTGTTGCGGATGATGCAGAAAGTGCACAGCTATGGGGCGCTCATCTGGCCGGGCTGGTGCTGCGGGAAACCCGGCAGGGGGAGATGGTAAAGAGGTGGCACGAGGAGAGGCGCGACCGCATCCGCGATGCCGGCTTGCTGCTCATCCGGCGGCAGGATTTCCCTGCCCGCGAGCGCGCTCTGGCCGGCCTGACGCTGGCCGGCTTGGGCGACCCGCGGCCGGAAGTGGGGGATGTCGATGCGATGCAGTTCTGCCTGGTGCCCGGCGGGCCGTTTAAAATGGGCGGAGATCGGTATGATGATGAGAAGCCAATCCATACATGCGTATTGCTTGACAAGGAGTATTGGCTGGCGCGCTATCCGGTCACAGTGGCGCAATTCCGCAGGTTCGTCGAGAGCAATCACCATTTTAAGTTGAGCGATTCACGCTGCTTGTCGGACCCTGCCAATCATCCGGTGAGCTGGGTCAGCTGGCATGAGGCCCTGGCTTTCTGCCGCTGGCTGGAGGCGCGCTGGCGGAAGGAAAAGTGGCTTCCCGATGATCTGCAGGTCACGCTGCCCTCGGAGGCGGAATGGGAGAAGGCCGCGCGCGGCGGACTGGAAATTCCGTCTGCACTGGATCGCCGTATATGCACCATTGCCCATCTGGACCCCAGAAAGCCACCACTTGAAAAGAACCTGCTGCAGGGGCGCGAATATCCCTGGGGGATGGAGCCGGATCCGGAACGGGCGAATTATGATAATACTGGAATCAATACTACCAGCGCGGTGGGCTGTTTTCCGGGAGGCACATGCCCTTATGGCTGCGAGGAGATGAGCGGCAATGTCTGGGAGTGGACAAGATCGCTAAATGAATCTTATCCCTACCAACCCGGAGATGGCCGGGAGGATTTGCAAAGCGATCGGGCCCGTGTGTTGCGCGGCGGCTCGTGGGACGATGATCGGACCTACGTGCGCTGCGCCCTCCGCTTCGGGTTCAATCCCGGAGACGGGGCCGACAATATCGGTTTTCGGGTTGTTCTGTCCCCACGTTCTTGATTTTCTGAACTCTGATTTCTCTGAACTCTGGACCGAATTTTTAGGGTATTTTTTATGCAGCAGATGCCGATTTTCAGCCGGACTTTTGATCTGTTGACCTGGCTTTTGCCGGCGACCAATAATTTCCCCAGATCACAGCGCCATGCCTTCACCCACCGCATACTGAATGCCGCCTTTGACCTGCGCGAGCGGCTGGAGGAGGCCAATTTCCGTACCGGATCCGCCCGCCGGCAGAAGCTCATCG carries:
- a CDS encoding YncE family protein, translating into MRRLSAFLLILPALSFLISACEDEPTKPKTPAVSKAIYVLNSAATSISVIDLTEDKVYNNVQTVGTWPNQLVYRNGYLYCVNSGSNNIMKFDVNNWQAQPPVALGTGKNPMNMVFYNNQYAYVACSMSNEVLRVDMTNNTVVKTIKAGVGATGIEIANSKVYVTNTGYAGWGNPYLTGTVTVINAATGDSLRTIKVGTNPQSIAVAKDGKLHVSCTGDYGAIPGVVSVIDPATDTVVQTVNIGGSPGLIALAPDAKLGFLSVWGAGALVYNTSTYAVVNGPASMWLGKGGSGILVDTDEHIWLSVWDDDQVVKAKTDGTILATYNVGDSPAALAQKID
- a CDS encoding ABC transporter substrate-binding protein, whose amino-acid sequence is MKKLFSCGGILALALTLMAFSLSWKGPDRPKIVSCSPTLTEIVYELGGGEQVIGATTFCYFPEQVIKDKESGRVAVVGDYIHIDYKLVDALKPDVILTDTNMQRHHADTLRTLGYHVLHYEPNHLEDVLACIQEIGKAIDREENAAKMVQNMRQEFAAIRQVSETLPKVNVYMEINHMGPWTFGSDSPLQDLIEIAGGKNVFGDTTTGVFLTNNAAVVKRNPDIILSPIWLEAESGGWKGITPLVEIYTRPGYGETNAVKRSRILYYDSALMKHFGPRQVLATKKLAYLLHPDVFSNPPDTIPWELGWIK
- the add gene encoding adenosine deaminase, which produces MAMKNANLISCMPKVELHLHLEGAFTLEFLLAQIQTYDPRHAPRSLAELRQRFILRDFDHFIETWFWKNRFFRSARDFEQSVYQTLASLSRQNVIHVEAFFSPWDFAANGLAAPEIIEATIAGKQAATRDFGISCYLIADLVRDHGYQTADSRLNDVKTYRDHIIAIGLGGNESRYPTHLFADVFKIAGRSGFHRVAHAGEAAGAGSIREALDLLHAERIGHGIAAVQDAELMAELRDRQIPLEICPTSNLMTRVVDDLAHHPVRQLYQEGLLVTINSDDPTMFNSTLTNEYQLLHDRLGFSLSDIRQLVINATRASFLSSEEKKRIMQLIDRFWQPVNLNQEA
- a CDS encoding adenosylhomocysteinase, which translates into the protein MEYQVQDITLAPLGQIKIDWVAKWMKVVNQMAGRFASEGVFKGKTIAICIHLEAKTAYLAQTLHRLGAEVWITSSNPLSTKDDVCAALARSGVHVFARHGASMEEYHSFIRAITAAKPHVIVDDGGDICEFLHANPEFAVNLKGICEETTTGVNRAKKLDQAGTLRYPVIGINDALSKYLFDNRYGTGQSTWTAITHLTNLSVTGKVVVIIGYGWVGRGLAIRANGLGAEVIVTEINPWKAMEARMDGFRVMPIADAAGLGDFFITATGERSVLRFEHMVKMKDGAMLANAGHFDFEIDVPELEQHIPAKKLVREEIEEYELPNHHHIYLLAQGGIINIAGGLGHPVEILDLSFGLQLASVHYVLSSDGLEAKFYPVPQSIDETIIRARMQADGIAIDTPR